The DNA sequence CTATGTATTTTGTTAGTTCAAGGTACACGCAGAATACCTGTACAGTACGCCAAGAGAGTAGTTGGCAACAAACAATATGGCGGTGTGCGTCAGTATATTCCTCTAAAAGTTAATGCAGCAGGAGTAATGCCTATCATTTTTGCACAAGCCATTATGTTTTTACCCATGACTATTGTTGGTTTTTCTAACTTAGAAGGATTGAGCGGTTTTGCCAGAGCATTTACTAACATCAACGGCTTTTGGTACAATTTTGTTTACGCCCTAATGATTATTGCTTTTACGTATTTCTATACTGCAATAACCGTAAACCCAAACCAAATGGCAGAAGATTTGAAAAAGAACAATGGTTTTATTCCAGGTGTTAAACCAGGTAGAAAAACTGCAGACTTTATTGATTCGGTAATGTCAAAAATTACACTACCCGGATCTATATTTTTGGCTTTAGTAGCTATAATGCCGGCTTTGGTTGCTCAAGTTGGTATTAGTTCTCAGTTTGCACAATTCTACGGTGGAACATCACTGTTAATTTTGGTAGGTGTTGTTTTAGATACCTTACAGCAAATAGAAAGTCACTTACTAATGAGACATTATGAAGGTTTAACCAAATCAGGACGCATTAAAGGTCGTACCGGAGGAGGAATGTAAATTATTTATGATGCTTAGAGGTAAGACAAATAGTGAAATTGAAAAATTAAAAAAAAGTTCTATACTTGTTGGTAAAACGATAGCCGAAGTAGCAAAGCACATCAAACCTGGTGTTACTACTATAGAGTTAGATAAAATTGCCGAAACGTATATTCTCGACAATAGTGCTTTGCCCGGATTTAAAGGTTATAGAGGATTTCCAGGCACACTGTGTATTTCTATCAACGATGTGGTCGTTCACGGAATACCCGGAAAATCGGTAATAAAAGAAGGAGACTTAGTCTCAATAGATTGTGGTACAATTATTGATGGCTATTATGGGGATTCGGCATTTAGTTTTGGTGTTGAACCTGTTTCCGATGAAGTCAGAAAACTGTTACAGCGCACTTACAATTCTTTGTATGTAGGAATTGAAAGCGCTAAGTATGGCAACAGAGTCGGAGATATTGGTTACAGCATTCAAAGTTATTTGTCGCCGTTTAATTACGGAATTGTGCGTGATTTGGTGGGACACGGAATAGGAAAAAATATGCACGAAAAACCCGAAGTGCCTAATTACGGAAGACGAGGTACAGGAGCCAAACTATACGACGGTTTGGTTATATGTATCGAGCCTATGATAACCTTAGGAACAAGTAGAATAAACATCGATAGTGAAGATGGTTGGACGATAAGAACAAATGATGGTAGTTTTTCGGCTCATTTTGAACACGCCATAGCTGTAAAAAAAGAAGGAACAAGCATTCTTTCCGATTTTACACCTATTCAAGAAGTAGAAAATGAAAATATATATATAATTAAAACTATTGACAATGGCTAAACAAATGGTAATAGAACAAGATGGAGTTGTGGTTGAATCGTTAGGTAACGCCATGTTCCGAGTCGAATTGGAAAATGAACACGTAATAACTGCTCATATTTCCGGAAAGATGCGTATGCACTATATTAAAATACTTGTAGGCGATAAAGTAAAAGTTGAAATGTCGCCATACGATTTATCAAAAGGAAGAATAACATTTAGATATAAATAAAAAAACATAAGACAATGAAAGTTAGAGCATCAGTAAAAAAGCGTTCAGACGACTGCAAAATTGTACGTCGTAAAGGTCGCATATATGTTATAAACAAAAAGAACCCTAAATTCAAACAACGTCAAGGATAATAATTAAAAAACAATAAATATATATGGCACGTATAGCAGGTATAGATTTACCCAAAAATAAGCGAGGAGAAATCGCTTTAACTTACATTTACGGCATAGGTTTGTCTTCGGCACAGTCAATTTTAGACGAAGCATCCATCGACCGTAATAAAAAAGTTCAGGATTGGAATGATGATGAGCAAAATGCTATCCGAACAATAATTAACGATAAATATAAAGTTGAAGGAGCTTTACGTTCCGAAACACAACTTAATATAAAACGTTTAATGGATATTGGATGCTATCGCGGAATTCGTCATCGTATCGGACTACCACTTAGAGGTCAGAGCACTAAAAACAATGCACGCACTCGTAAAGGTAGAAAGAAAACCGTTGCCAATAAAAAGAAAGTAACCAAATAAACTTTAAATAGAAATTAATATATAATGGCAAAAAGTACTAAATCAACTAAGAGAAGAGTAGTTAAAGTAGAACCTACCGGTAGAGCGTATGTTACAGCCTCTTTTAACAATATTATTATATCACTTACTAATAATAGCGGACAGGTTATATCGTGGGCTTCAGCCGGCAAAATGGGTTTTAGAGGTTCAAAGAAAAACACACCTTATGCAGCACAAATGGCAGCACAAGAGTGTTCAAAAGTAGCCTACGACTTAGGATTAAGAAAGGTTAAAGTATTTGTTAAAGGTCCAGGTTCAGGTCGCGAATCGGCTATCAGAACAATTCATACAGCAGGTATCGAAGTTACCGAAATTATGGACATCACACCTTTACCTCACAATGGATGCCGTCCACCTAAAAGAAGACGCGTTTAGTATTAACAAGAAAAATAATTATTGAATTAAAGAATTATGGCAAGATATACAGGACCTAAATCGAAAATAGCAAGAAAGTTTCGTGAACCAATATTCGGACCGGATAAAGTTTTTAAAAAAAAGAACTATCCTCCAGGACAACACGGACAAAGCAAAAGACGTAACAAACAATCGGAGTACGGAATGCAGCTTTTTGAAAAACAAAAAGCAAAATATACCTATGGAATTTTGGAAAAACAATTCCGTAAAATTTTCAGCAAAGCCAACAGAGCTAAGGGTGTTACCGGTGTTGTTTTATTGCAACTTATTGAATCACGTTTGGATAACGTAGTATTTCGTTTGGGCATAGCACCTACTCGTAATGCTGCTCGTCAGTTGGTTACGCATCGTCATATTACAGTTAATGGAAAGGTTGTTAACGTACCTTCGTACGAACTCGCAAAAGGCGACATAGTAGCTGTTAGAGAACGTTCAAAATCTCTCGAAGTTATTCAAAACTCATTGGCAGGACGTACAAACAAATATTCGTGGCTCGAGTGGGATGAAACTTTAATGTCGGGTAAATTTATGAATTATCCTGAAAGAGAAGAAATACCCGAAACAATTAAAGAACAACTTATTGTTGAGTTGTACTCTAAATAAAATCCTAAAATTACAATTAAAAATAAATTTATTATGGCAATATTATCTTTCCAAAAACCGGATAAAGTTATAATGATAGAAAGCGACGACTTTCAAGGCGTTTTTGAATTTCGTCCTTTAGAAAAAGGATTTGGGTTAACAATTGGTAATGCCTTGCGCAGAATACTGTTGTCGTCACTCGAAGGCTATGCTATTACTGCCGTTCGTATCGAAGGTGTTGATCACGAGTTTTCTTCCATAAAAGGGGTTGTTGAAGATGTTACCGATATCATTCTTAACCTTAAAAAAATTCGTTTTCGTCGTCAGTTAGAAGGTGATGAAAAAGTTAATATATCTGTTTCAGGCAAAGAAACTTTTACAGCAGCCGATATTGCAAGCAATACTTCAAATTTTCAAGTTTTAAATCCTGAAGTTGTTATCTGCAATATGGAGAAAAACGTTAAGTTAAACGTTGAAATTACTATAGAAAAAGGACGCGGATATGTTACGGCTGAAGATAATAAAAAAGAAGACGCCTTTATGGGAACCATTTTTATTGACTCTATCCACACGCCTATTGTTAATGTTAAATACACAGTAGACGATAACTATAGAGTTGAACAAAAAACCGACTACGAAAAACTTATCTTAGATATTAAAACAGACGGTTCTATTACCCCAAAAGATGCTCTGACTGAAGCCGCAAAAATATTAATTCATCATTTCATGCTGTTTAGCGATGAGAAAATAACCATCGAAGAAGAAACAAAAATAGTAAATGATGACCTTGATGAAACAGCCCTGCACCTTCGCCAGTTGCTTAAAACAAAACTTACCGACCTTAACCTTTCGGTTAGATCGCTCAACTGCCTTAAAGCTGCAGATGTTGATACATTAGGAGAACTAGTTACTTACCAGAAACACGACTTGTTAAAAATAAGAAATTTTGGAAAAAAATCACTATCCGAACTTGAAGAGCTTGTTAAATCGAAAGGTCTGGATTTTGGGATGAATGTTTCCAAGTATAAATTAGATAAAGAATAGTGAAAAATGAGACACGCAAAATCAAATAACAATTTAAGTAGAACAGCTGCACACAGAAAGGCAATGCTATCAAATATGGCTTGCTCGCTTATAATGCATAAGAGTATTAGTACAACCGTAGCAAAAGCCAAAGTATTACGCGAATATGTTGAACCATTGATAACCAAATCTAAAACCGATTCTACACATTCACGCCGAGTTGTTTTTAGCAAACTTAGAGATAAAGTTGCAGTTGCCGAATTATTTAGAACAGTTGCGCCAAAAGTGGCAGAACGCCCGGGCGGTTATACCAGAATTTTAAAAACAGGTAGCAGGCTAGGCGATAATGCCGATATGTGTATTATCGAATTGGTAGATTTTAACGAATTTTATACTGCCGAAACTACTACAGCTAAAAAAGCAACACGTAGAGGTAGAAGGTCTAGAGGAGCTTCAGCAGCTCCTACTGCTCCAACAACTCAAACGCCGGAACCGGAAACTGTAGAAACAGTTGAAGAACCTGTAAGTGAAGTTGAAGCTAAAACCGAAGAAGTAGAGGAAGTTGTAGCCGAAAGTGAAGTAGCTGAAGAACCTTCAAGCGACGATAACACCGACACAAAACCTGAAGCTGAAACAGAAGTTAAAACTGAATAATATACACTGATTAATATGAAGTAGATTATGGATAAAGTGTTATTGTTTTAACCTTTATCCTTTTTTTGTTTATTAACCTAATAAAAATATAATTATGAGTCAAATTGCAAACATTATTGCACGCCAAATTTTAGATTCGCGTGGTAATCCAACAGTAGAAGTTGATGTTTATACATCAGCAGGATTTTTAGGACGTGCTGCAGTTCCAAGTGGAGCATCAACAGGAGCAC is a window from the Lentimicrobiaceae bacterium genome containing:
- the infA gene encoding translation initiation factor IF-1, producing the protein MAKQMVIEQDGVVVESLGNAMFRVELENEHVITAHISGKMRMHYIKILVGDKVKVEMSPYDLSKGRITFRYK
- the rplQ gene encoding 50S ribosomal protein L17, whose translation is MRHAKSNNNLSRTAAHRKAMLSNMACSLIMHKSISTTVAKAKVLREYVEPLITKSKTDSTHSRRVVFSKLRDKVAVAELFRTVAPKVAERPGGYTRILKTGSRLGDNADMCIIELVDFNEFYTAETTTAKKATRRGRRSRGASAAPTAPTTQTPEPETVETVEEPVSEVEAKTEEVEEVVAESEVAEEPSSDDNTDTKPEAETEVKTE
- the map gene encoding type I methionyl aminopeptidase — encoded protein: MLRGKTNSEIEKLKKSSILVGKTIAEVAKHIKPGVTTIELDKIAETYILDNSALPGFKGYRGFPGTLCISINDVVVHGIPGKSVIKEGDLVSIDCGTIIDGYYGDSAFSFGVEPVSDEVRKLLQRTYNSLYVGIESAKYGNRVGDIGYSIQSYLSPFNYGIVRDLVGHGIGKNMHEKPEVPNYGRRGTGAKLYDGLVICIEPMITLGTSRINIDSEDGWTIRTNDGSFSAHFEHAIAVKKEGTSILSDFTPIQEVENENIYIIKTIDNG
- a CDS encoding DNA-directed RNA polymerase subunit alpha, with product MAILSFQKPDKVIMIESDDFQGVFEFRPLEKGFGLTIGNALRRILLSSLEGYAITAVRIEGVDHEFSSIKGVVEDVTDIILNLKKIRFRRQLEGDEKVNISVSGKETFTAADIASNTSNFQVLNPEVVICNMEKNVKLNVEITIEKGRGYVTAEDNKKEDAFMGTIFIDSIHTPIVNVKYTVDDNYRVEQKTDYEKLILDIKTDGSITPKDALTEAAKILIHHFMLFSDEKITIEEETKIVNDDLDETALHLRQLLKTKLTDLNLSVRSLNCLKAADVDTLGELVTYQKHDLLKIRNFGKKSLSELEELVKSKGLDFGMNVSKYKLDKE
- the rpsM gene encoding 30S ribosomal protein S13, with product MARIAGIDLPKNKRGEIALTYIYGIGLSSAQSILDEASIDRNKKVQDWNDDEQNAIRTIINDKYKVEGALRSETQLNIKRLMDIGCYRGIRHRIGLPLRGQSTKNNARTRKGRKKTVANKKKVTK
- the rpsD gene encoding 30S ribosomal protein S4; its protein translation is MARYTGPKSKIARKFREPIFGPDKVFKKKNYPPGQHGQSKRRNKQSEYGMQLFEKQKAKYTYGILEKQFRKIFSKANRAKGVTGVVLLQLIESRLDNVVFRLGIAPTRNAARQLVTHRHITVNGKVVNVPSYELAKGDIVAVRERSKSLEVIQNSLAGRTNKYSWLEWDETLMSGKFMNYPEREEIPETIKEQLIVELYSK
- the rpsK gene encoding 30S ribosomal protein S11, which encodes MAKSTKSTKRRVVKVEPTGRAYVTASFNNIIISLTNNSGQVISWASAGKMGFRGSKKNTPYAAQMAAQECSKVAYDLGLRKVKVFVKGPGSGRESAIRTIHTAGIEVTEIMDITPLPHNGCRPPKRRRV
- the ykgO gene encoding type B 50S ribosomal protein L36, with the protein product MKVRASVKKRSDDCKIVRRKGRIYVINKKNPKFKQRQG